GGCCTGGAATCAGAAGGCACATTTTGGCGGTGTTGGTCGCCATCGAGGGACTGGTTTGTGTATAGGAAACCGGGGCTATATGGGGCTTGGTCATTACAACGGGGCTGGTCCAAATGTCCTTTTCCAAGATTGGTGGGAATTTGATCCTTCAAGTAATACATGGACACAAAAGGCAAATTACCCATTCCCTAGCTATGCCGCAGCCTCCTTTGCAATTGGAACTAAGGGGTACGTTGGTACTGGCGTAAGCGCAGGAAATAATTTTTATGCCTTTGATCCCATTGCAAATACTTGGACTGCTATTCAGCCCGTGCCGCTTGGAACTACTGATCAGGTTGGTTTTTCAGTTAATGGTAAAGGGTATTATTTGTATGGAACCCAATTATATGAATATAACGCAGATTTAAATACCTGGACGACCAAAGCTCCAGTTCCTTTTTCGCCATCAAGTTGGTGTTCAAGTTTTACTATAGGTGAAAAGGCTTATATTAAATCAGGTCTGTCACTTTATGAATATAAATCAACAACCGATGAATGGACAGTGAGAGCGATTTTCCCTGGTCTTGCTACAGGGGGGTCGGCTGCATTCGCGGTGAAGGGTAAGGGATATATAGTTACAGGTTATATAGGTTGGTTGTCTGAACTTTCAGGAGAAGTGTGGGAATTTGATCCCGCCACAAACACTTGGAATCAACTCGATGATTTCCCGGGCGCTAATCGAAGATTTTCGTCTGGCTTCGCCATTGGAGACAAAGGTTATGTTGGAATAGGCACAACAGGAACCAACATGCGTGATTTTTGGGAATTTGATGAATTAC
This genomic stretch from Crocinitomicaceae bacterium harbors:
- a CDS encoding T9SS type A sorting domain-containing protein — encoded protein: MSILKKCFFSFALLVLTIIETKASSAWNQKAHFGGVGRHRGTGLCIGNRGYMGLGHYNGAGPNVLFQDWWEFDPSSNTWTQKANYPFPSYAAASFAIGTKGYVGTGVSAGNNFYAFDPIANTWTAIQPVPLGTTDQVGFSVNGKGYYLYGTQLYEYNADLNTWTTKAPVPFSPSSWCSSFTIGEKAYIKSGLSLYEYKSTTDEWTVRAIFPGLATGGSAAFAVKGKGYIVTGYIGWLSELSGEVWEFDPATNTWNQLDDFPGANRRFSSGFAIGDKGYVGIGTTGTNMRDFWEFDELLELDSEQELHVKVYPNPASEYCIVDGMKSGDYAIINSSGCKLISGKIDGVTTVDISNLSAGIYFIELSEGNMRRVQTIVIE